A single region of the Bicyclus anynana chromosome 16, ilBicAnyn1.1, whole genome shotgun sequence genome encodes:
- the LOC112057836 gene encoding uncharacterized protein LOC112057836, producing MERLSHDLNLALEESNCGRQERRKLGMRRRTRSAGNLPAAVAVSLVEDGSSSSPPQAPLITQPLSDSDDPHLSIHKSTNLKSRHYCQIGNFESDSFNENFSPTRPANTRRKRKYKKMPVDYTDGKRSPPIEILSITTELHTIPVPIVLQAQSVSPLVHGKQKQERNVFSGKRKWSHRDKGDGCEMRERSFSGGCSSKSAYFKNDIKSRKCEIDKKKKDTVLQPGKIVLKSQNIEDEKPCSVSSLPGSSSFNFVYKNTSKNGTPVLSKLTGYRIATDLPPVFNPMCKNHIEAKFQRKIKILNKTHPQSSLRNPLLFDEAISGMDCTGNESSSLSSSDSDGVVTNDSDREGDDELTDWPGIEELKVFNKSLTFKSSKSINNNCTKSISNMPPPKRLKKEKPVAKSGWANCKNRFKKKRPKVDSGNEDDAMMSDSKTVVDVEDEILKEKEILPHSSFSTFSDIISASASGQNADESFYQSFQAFQEKSEKEFNQTPRTNFSLQKTSSSDLNLSEKSPQSDHYYSEHSMGNTGVSEVREIRAGCRRIREERPGFLILSAANEQLSKFLQDSCQTELKLSSFQDPMEREKLESLAKLYSLELQVEMGRPILRKTSNTTQAIRVENYSSKNFPSDHKRRCYGEEADSSLSLSDQNSVTSANELDDIIPEVKRELDLAQDLAESFSYAQVNKALLHPGELD from the exons ATGGAAAGGCTATCCCATGACTTGAACCTTGCTCTAGAGGAGAGCAACTGTGGTCGACAGGAACGAAGGAAACTTGGGATGCGAAGGCGTACCAGGTCCGCAGGGAATTTGC CTGCTGCAGTAGCAGTGAGCCTGGTTGAAGATGGCAGCTCCAGCAGTCCACCACAGGCTCCACTCATCACGCAGCCCCTCTCAGACTCGGATGACCCTCACCTCAGTATCCACAAGTCCACCAACCTCAAGTCTCGACACTACTGCCAGATCGGCAACTTTGAATCAGATTCCTTCAATGAAAACTTCTCACCCACTCGGCCAGCTAACACGAGGAGGAAACGGAAGTATAAGAAAATGCCTGTTGATTATACAGATGGGAAACGGTCGCCGCCTATTGAGATTTTGAGTATAACTACAGAG CTTCATACCATCCCTGTTCCGATAGTGTTGCAAGCGCAGAGTGTGTCGCCACTCGTACATGGGAAGCAGAAACAAGAAAG AAACGTATTTTCCGGTAAACGTAAATGGTCGCACAGAGATAAAGGGGACGGATGTGAAATGAGAGAGAGGTCGTTCAGTGGTGGGTGTTCATCAAAATCGGCGTACTTCAAAAACGATATAAAATCCAGAAAGTGCGAAATcgacaaaaagaaaaaagatacAGTCTTACAACCGGGCAAAATTGTGTTGAAGTCCCAGAATATAGAGGACGAAAAGCCTTGTTCGGTTTCTTCGTTACCTGGCAGTTCAAGTTTCAACTTCGTGTATAAGAATACCTCTAAAAATGGTACTCCTGTGCTTTCCAAACTAACGGGGTACAGGATAGCGACAGATCTACCGCCAGTTTTCAATCCAATGTGCAAAAACCATATCGAGGCAAAGTTCCAGAggaaaataaagatattgaacAAAACTCATCCACAATCCTCATTGAGGAATCCTTTACTGTTTGACGAGGCAATTAGCGGTATGGATTGCACGGGGAACGAAAGCAGTTCGTTGAGCAGTAGCGATTCTGACGGAGTGGTGACAAATGACAGCGATAGGGAAGGCGACGACGAATTGACCGATTGGCCGGGGATCGAGGAGCTAAAAGTGTTCAACAAAAGCCTAACCTTCAAGTCATCTAAGTCAATCAACAACAATTGTACAAAGTCAATCAGTAATATGCCACCACCGAAGAGATTGAAAAAAGAGAAGCCAGTAGCGAAGAGCGGTTGGGCCAATTGCAAGAATAGGTTCAAAAAGAAACGGCCGAAAGTTGATTCGGGGAACGAAGACGACGCAATGATGTCAGATTCGAAGACAGTTGTGGATGTTGAAGACGAGATCTTGAAAGAAAAGGAGATTTTACCCCATTCCTCGTTTTCGACGTTCAGTGACATCATATCAGCCAGTGCGTCTGGGCAGAACGCTGATGAATCGTTCTACCAGTCCTTTCAGGCGTTTCAAGAGAAATCGGAGAAGGAGTTTAATCAGACGCCGCGCACGAACTTCTCTTTGCAGAAGACATCGTCGAGTGATTTGAATTTAAGCGAAAAGTCCCCTCAGAGTGACCATTACTACAGTGAACATTCAATGGGAAACACAGGGGTTTCCGAAGTGAGGGAAATAAGAGCTGGATGTAGAAGGATAAGGGAGGAGAGACCTGGTTTTCTCATATTGAGTGCAGCAAATGAACAGTTGTCCAAGTTTCTGCAGGATTCGTGCCAAACTGAGCTCAAGTTGTCCAGCTTTCAAGATCCAATGGAGAGAGAGAAGTTAGAGTCGCTGGCGAAGTTGTATTCTTTGGAGTTGCAAGTTGAGATGGGGAGAcctattttaaggaaaacaag cAACACAACTCAAGCGATCCGAGTGGAAAACTATTCCTCTAAAAACTTTCCCTCTGACCACAAGCGGCGCTGCTACGGTGAAGAGGCCGACTCGAGTCTCAGCCTCAGCGACCAGAACTCCGTGACCTCGGCCAACGAACTcgacgacatcataccggaggTCAAGCGTGAACTGGACCTTGCCCAGGACTTGGCTGAATCCTTCTCTTACGCCCAAGTGAATAAGGCTTTGTTACATCCTGGTGAATTGGACTGA